One Gloeothece verrucosa PCC 7822 DNA window includes the following coding sequences:
- a CDS encoding GTP-binding protein codes for MPLPRLLTLIISLGILLGLLLWLIDSIYRLYSQIAWSSPLLAHLMVWLLIVVLGCIIYGFFYYFNVFSSPKQSSKKARYRRIAAKLPQQKTEAASENLKAVKRQVQQIQDKVSQKALLSRSQEIEANLARGELRVVVFGTGSAGKTSLVNALIGEMVGNVEATMGTTQIGETYRLKLKGISREILITDTPGILEAGIAGTQREQLARQLATEADLLLFVIDNDLRQSEYEPLRMLVGIGKRSLLIFNKTDLYSDEDQEVILNQLKQRVQDFINAADIVALAANPQPVQLENGELIQPEPDIIPLIKRLAAILRAEGEDLIADNILLQSQRLGEEARKIIDSQRRRQADKIIDRYQWIGAGVIAVTPLPVVDMLAAAAVNAQMVIEIGQVYNCEINSERGKELALSLGKTLVSLGVVKGAVELLARALQFQVATYIVGKAIQAVTGAYLTRIAGKSFVEYFRHDQDWGDGGITEVVQRQFQLSRKDEFIKAFISDAINKVVKPFSDQWQDPEEEQEEETEEVYVRRNDDDW; via the coding sequence ATGCCTCTGCCACGCCTACTGACTCTAATTATTAGTCTAGGAATCCTTCTGGGACTACTTTTGTGGTTAATTGATTCGATTTACAGACTCTACAGCCAAATAGCCTGGAGTTCCCCTTTATTGGCTCATTTGATGGTTTGGTTGTTGATTGTTGTACTTGGGTGCATTATTTATGGGTTCTTCTATTACTTCAATGTTTTCTCATCCCCAAAACAGTCCAGTAAAAAGGCCCGTTACCGTCGTATAGCCGCTAAACTTCCCCAACAAAAAACCGAGGCCGCCTCAGAAAATCTGAAAGCTGTTAAAAGACAAGTGCAGCAAATTCAGGATAAAGTTTCTCAAAAAGCCTTATTAAGCAGATCGCAAGAAATAGAAGCTAATTTAGCCCGAGGAGAATTGCGAGTAGTGGTATTCGGCACCGGTTCAGCCGGCAAAACTTCTCTGGTTAATGCTTTAATCGGCGAAATGGTGGGTAATGTTGAGGCCACTATGGGAACCACTCAGATAGGCGAAACTTATCGGCTTAAATTAAAAGGGATTTCTCGGGAAATTTTAATTACCGATACTCCAGGAATTTTAGAAGCCGGCATCGCCGGAACACAACGAGAACAATTAGCCAGACAGTTAGCGACTGAGGCAGACCTACTTTTATTTGTAATAGATAATGATTTACGTCAATCTGAATATGAACCCCTGCGAATGTTAGTAGGAATTGGTAAACGATCCCTACTGATTTTTAACAAAACTGATCTGTATTCTGATGAAGATCAAGAAGTCATTTTAAATCAGTTAAAACAACGGGTACAAGACTTTATTAATGCGGCTGATATTGTGGCACTGGCGGCTAACCCTCAACCCGTGCAATTAGAAAATGGAGAACTCATTCAACCTGAACCGGATATTATTCCTTTAATTAAACGGTTAGCGGCTATTTTACGGGCAGAGGGAGAGGATTTAATTGCTGATAATATCTTATTGCAATCGCAACGATTAGGAGAAGAAGCTAGAAAAATTATTGATAGTCAAAGACGAAGACAAGCTGATAAAATTATAGACCGTTATCAATGGATAGGAGCCGGAGTAATTGCCGTTACACCTTTACCGGTTGTGGATATGTTAGCCGCCGCCGCCGTTAACGCCCAAATGGTGATCGAAATTGGTCAGGTTTATAACTGTGAAATTAATAGCGAGAGAGGAAAAGAATTAGCCTTATCTTTAGGCAAAACGTTGGTCAGTTTAGGAGTGGTTAAAGGAGCCGTAGAATTATTAGCAAGAGCCTTACAGTTTCAGGTAGCCACTTATATAGTCGGGAAAGCCATACAAGCAGTAACAGGTGCTTATTTAACCCGTATTGCCGGGAAAAGTTTTGTGGAATATTTCCGCCACGATCAAGACTGGGGAGATGGAGGAATTACCGAAGTTGTGCAGCGACAGTTTCAGTTAAGCCGCAAGGATGAGTTTATCAAAGCCTTTATTTCAGATGCTATTAATAAAGTGGTTAAACCTTTTTCTGATCAATGGCAAGATCCCGAAGAAGAACAAGAAGAAGAAACCGAAGAAGTTTACGTCAGAAGAAATGATGATGATTGGTAA
- a CDS encoding RNA-guided endonuclease InsQ/TnpB family protein yields the protein MKARYQFRVYPTKDQQIAIARLFGCCRVVWNDALSFCQEKYKQGEKKPSYGELSKRLTQLKKSSEKEWLGEVSSIPLQQSLKDLEQAYSNFFKSCKGERKGKKIKPPKFKKRKSRQSAKFTDNGFKVRQHNVYLPKIGKLRIVWTRPLPSPPSSVTLIKDSADRYFLSFVVEIHPEKLPDNEQSIGIDLGIIDFATFSNGEKVKAPKPLKKRLKRLKKLQRKFSRKKKGSKRREVARKKVAKLHAKIADTRKDFLHKLSTRVVRENQTIALEDLNTSGLMKNRKLARAISDLGWCTFRDMLTAKSEKYGRDLRIIDRWEPTSQKCSCCGKKGGKKELYVREWLCLFCGTWHDRDVNAAKNILVAGGLSETLNGVRLVQSK from the coding sequence ATGAAAGCCAGGTATCAATTTCGCGTTTACCCAACAAAAGACCAACAGATAGCCATCGCTAGACTGTTTGGTTGTTGTCGGGTAGTCTGGAATGATGCCTTGAGTTTTTGTCAAGAGAAATATAAGCAAGGAGAGAAAAAACCCAGCTATGGCGAACTGTCTAAAAGGTTAACTCAACTTAAGAAGAGTAGCGAAAAAGAATGGTTAGGGGAAGTGTCTTCTATCCCCTTGCAGCAATCATTAAAAGATTTAGAACAAGCTTATTCTAACTTTTTTAAATCTTGCAAAGGAGAGAGGAAAGGGAAAAAGATAAAGCCTCCTAAATTTAAGAAGCGTAAATCGAGACAGTCAGCCAAGTTTACCGATAACGGGTTTAAGGTAAGACAACACAATGTCTATCTCCCAAAGATAGGTAAACTACGAATTGTTTGGACTAGACCCCTGCCTTCTCCCCCCTCATCAGTCACGCTGATTAAAGATAGTGCTGACAGGTATTTCTTGAGTTTTGTAGTTGAGATACATCCTGAAAAGTTGCCCGACAATGAGCAATCTATTGGAATTGACTTGGGTATTATTGACTTCGCCACTTTTAGCAATGGTGAAAAGGTCAAAGCCCCTAAGCCCTTAAAGAAAAGATTAAAGAGGCTCAAGAAGCTACAAAGGAAATTTTCTAGAAAGAAAAAAGGTAGTAAACGGCGTGAAGTAGCTCGTAAAAAAGTAGCTAAACTCCATGCCAAAATAGCTGACACTAGAAAAGATTTTCTTCATAAACTATCCACTAGAGTTGTGCGTGAAAATCAAACTATCGCTCTAGAAGATTTAAATACAAGTGGGTTAATGAAAAACCGTAAACTCGCCCGAGCCATATCAGATTTGGGATGGTGTACCTTCCGAGATATGTTAACAGCTAAATCGGAAAAATACGGGCGTGATTTACGGATAATTGACCGATGGGAGCCAACATCACAAAAATGCTCGTGTTGTGGGAAAAAGGGAGGCAAAAAAGAACTTTATGTTAGAGAGTGGCTTTGTCTTTTCTGTGGCACATGGCATGACAGGGATGTGAATGCAGCTAAAAACATTTTAGTCGCGGGTGGACTATCCGAGACTTTAAACGGAGTGCGACTCGTTCAGTCGAAATAA